The proteins below come from a single Candidatus Paceibacterota bacterium genomic window:
- a CDS encoding N-acetylmuramoyl-L-alanine amidase, translated as MFENIAYASNSIAPEIIPRSVWGGSKTTPDWPVEYGNAEKFVIHHTASSTLTPDADGSGKYTDMVESIFDYHSEKKTWYDDDGEYVGFGDIGYNYIIDPNGNIYEGRAGGNGSTGGHVKGFNVGSIGISVLGRYQGYLNSKNENVPSHPVTDSILDSLKNLIGWLASANNIDLNATTEFHGKNIDGIVGHRDLSATICPGNDLYSKLSEIQNSAVIKKTEFDKYAYQIPGDRSIYVIDEGYKLKFNSLGELPSGHRNKNVIAASEAQLDLFRYKDSTIYPDGSLLQEFGSNAVYYIDKQEKRHLNMKGEEFSKMGFDNSKIIYVFKSDLNIYKEGKNIKYGPDGKLVKDASSKVYLIQSGKKRGFTSAKLFEFLGYRWKNIELDENIGLYLDGGDMLYPDKSLVKTAASPNVYFIENKQKRKITSDTLFNKLGYKTKNVITIEDVELSHFPSAKNMTYPDGTLLQQENRPSVYLVANGSVRIFPSAELFLKLGYKWKNVTAIKADEFKNYSYAGRVLQPNGTLIRPLDGSDIYLVDNGTKRKISSALMFEKLGYKWNSVLPLPPDQINEYPSGENLKYPDGTLIKKEGSGIIYRIDGGKIREFTSQTLFEKTGSKWTDVVTLPANEFAAYAYGGIVMYPNKTLLREKGKDAIYVIKDQKALGIKSLAEFNKAGYKWKDVIDLPKEEITLMIDPGKAFQRDATPQYIPAKSPAKSADALTSQEKTEPPASNTSANKPVNPDIKIAIYSITEGSVRMTANGPYKVDHMNGDGTIQKTEKRSANEQTEIAYFNSASYVKFTPSSKDTVLEVVSYNDPSWNNAVNDNRFRGNIIIKYSDISDKLWIVNELPLEDYVNGIAETTSESHNEYLKAFSIIARTYAMYYIERGGKHIGEPFHLKNSRNGNGNDQSYKGYNFEIRADKIVLASRETAGKIITFNGKPIVAAYSSDSGGVTKSACDVLSKTYCNSDFSYLSGGANDPDGTVHDRNKMASSHGAGMSAVGALKMAENGTSLQNMIAHYYPGVEIIKYY; from the coding sequence TTGTTCGAAAACATCGCATATGCATCGAATTCTATCGCGCCTGAAATAATACCCCGATCCGTCTGGGGAGGAAGCAAAACGACCCCGGATTGGCCAGTTGAATACGGCAATGCGGAAAAATTCGTAATTCACCACACCGCCAGCTCCACTCTCACTCCCGATGCGGACGGAAGCGGTAAATACACCGACATGGTGGAAAGCATATTCGATTATCACAGCGAAAAAAAAACCTGGTATGACGATGATGGGGAGTATGTCGGATTCGGAGATATAGGATACAACTACATCATAGATCCGAATGGGAATATTTATGAAGGCCGAGCCGGCGGGAACGGGAGCACCGGCGGACACGTGAAAGGATTCAATGTCGGCAGCATCGGCATTTCCGTTCTCGGAAGGTATCAAGGATATCTCAATTCCAAGAACGAGAACGTACCATCCCACCCCGTCACGGATTCGATCCTGGATTCTCTGAAAAATCTGATCGGCTGGCTTGCTTCTGCGAATAACATAGACCTGAACGCTACGACGGAATTCCATGGAAAAAATATAGACGGGATCGTCGGACACAGGGACCTTTCGGCAACGATATGCCCGGGAAATGACCTTTATTCAAAACTCAGCGAGATACAGAATTCTGCCGTCATCAAAAAGACGGAATTCGACAAATACGCCTATCAGATTCCGGGCGACCGGTCGATATACGTCATCGACGAAGGCTATAAGCTGAAATTTAACTCGTTAGGGGAGCTTCCAAGCGGACACAGGAACAAAAATGTCATAGCCGCTTCCGAAGCTCAATTGGACCTTTTCAGATATAAGGATTCAACGATATATCCCGATGGATCGCTATTGCAGGAATTCGGTTCTAATGCGGTTTATTATATCGACAAACAGGAGAAAAGACATCTGAATATGAAAGGCGAAGAGTTTTCAAAAATGGGATTCGATAATTCCAAGATCATATACGTTTTTAAAAGCGATCTGAATATTTACAAAGAGGGGAAAAACATCAAATACGGACCGGACGGAAAATTGGTCAAAGACGCAAGTTCGAAAGTATACCTTATTCAGAGCGGAAAGAAAAGAGGATTCACCTCGGCAAAGCTTTTCGAGTTCCTCGGATATAGATGGAAGAATATCGAACTAGATGAAAACATCGGTCTTTATCTTGATGGAGGCGATATGCTGTATCCGGACAAATCCCTGGTCAAAACCGCCGCCAGTCCCAATGTCTATTTCATTGAAAATAAGCAGAAAAGAAAAATAACCTCGGATACCCTGTTCAATAAGCTGGGATACAAGACAAAAAATGTGATCACGATCGAAGATGTCGAACTCTCCCATTTTCCGAGCGCAAAAAATATGACATACCCCGACGGCACGCTCCTACAGCAAGAGAACAGGCCTTCGGTTTATCTCGTCGCAAATGGCAGTGTCAGGATATTTCCTTCAGCTGAATTATTCCTGAAACTCGGATATAAATGGAAGAACGTGACCGCGATCAAGGCAGATGAGTTCAAGAATTATTCCTATGCAGGAAGGGTCCTGCAACCAAATGGGACATTGATCAGACCATTGGACGGATCGGACATTTATCTTGTCGACAATGGCACAAAGAGAAAGATATCTTCGGCTTTAATGTTCGAAAAGCTCGGATACAAATGGAACAGCGTACTCCCGCTTCCACCGGACCAGATCAATGAATATCCTTCCGGAGAGAATTTAAAGTATCCGGATGGAACATTGATCAAAAAGGAAGGATCCGGGATCATTTACAGAATCGACGGCGGGAAGATCAGGGAATTCACATCCCAAACGCTTTTCGAAAAGACCGGAAGCAAGTGGACGGATGTCGTGACTCTTCCGGCCAATGAATTTGCAGCGTATGCATATGGCGGGATCGTAATGTATCCGAATAAGACTTTGCTCCGGGAAAAGGGAAAGGATGCCATCTATGTCATAAAAGATCAAAAAGCTTTGGGCATTAAAAGCCTGGCTGAATTCAATAAAGCCGGATATAAATGGAAGGATGTGATTGATCTGCCGAAAGAAGAAATAACCCTGATGATTGATCCGGGCAAGGCGTTCCAGAGGGATGCAACACCGCAATACATTCCGGCCAAATCTCCGGCTAAAAGCGCGGATGCATTGACCAGCCAGGAAAAAACCGAGCCTCCCGCGTCGAACACTTCCGCCAACAAACCGGTTAATCCCGACATAAAGATAGCAATATACTCGATCACGGAAGGAAGTGTAAGGATGACGGCCAACGGACCGTATAAAGTGGATCATATGAACGGAGACGGTACTATCCAGAAAACGGAAAAAAGATCCGCGAACGAGCAGACCGAAATAGCATATTTCAATTCCGCGTCCTATGTAAAATTCACCCCATCAAGCAAAGATACAGTGCTTGAGGTCGTGTCGTATAACGATCCATCCTGGAACAATGCCGTGAATGATAACAGATTCAGAGGTAATATTATAATCAAATACTCGGATATTTCCGATAAGCTATGGATCGTAAATGAGCTTCCTCTGGAAGATTACGTTAATGGAATAGCCGAAACTACGAGCGAAAGCCATAACGAATATCTCAAGGCGTTCAGTATAATTGCAAGAACTTATGCAATGTATTATATTGAAAGGGGAGGCAAGCACATCGGAGAACCTTTCCACCTGAAGAACAGCAGAAATGGAAATGGCAATGATCAGTCATATAAGGGATATAATTTCGAGATAAGAGCCGATAAGATAGTTTTGGCAAGCAGAGAAACTGCGGGAAAAATAATAACCTTTAACGGAAAACCGATTGTAGCGGCGTATTCATCGGATTCGGGCGGCGTTACAAAAAGCGCCTGTGATGTTCTGAGCAAAACTTATTGCAACAGCGACTTTTCCTATCTTTCCGGCGGCGCCAATGATCCAGATGGAACCGTTCACGACCGGAACAAGATGGCATCGAGTCATGGAGCCGGTATGAGTGCGGTGGGAGCCCTCAAGATGGCAGAAAACGGCACCTCCTTGCAGAACATGATCGCGCACTATTACCCTGGAGTTGAAATTATTAAATATTATTGA
- a CDS encoding glycosyltransferase family 2 protein — translation MQKKVYIVVLNWNGLSDARECILSLQKNNYANYEIVVVDNGSTDNSAAILKRAFPYITIIENGINYGFAGGNNIGIEYSLRQGADYILLLNNDTAVESAFLSKLVEAGDSDEAIGLVESKICYYDEPKKIWFAGGKIDWLKTKGTHMGINELDNGQYDNIREVDYLTGCCLLIKRSVFEKIGKLSEDYFLYYEDTDFCLRARNAGFKCIYVPSSKIYHKVSRSTKPGSPSYIYYHTRNGLYLAKKNGGTLNKILLYPFCIYLFVKQILKIAIFPAKRNWALAVLRGERDFLLGKTGKSAL, via the coding sequence ATGCAAAAAAAAGTTTACATTGTTGTCTTGAACTGGAATGGCCTTAGCGATGCAAGAGAATGTATCTTATCCCTTCAAAAGAATAACTATGCAAATTACGAAATAGTCGTTGTTGATAATGGTTCGACTGATAATTCAGCGGCTATTTTAAAAAGGGCATTTCCATATATAACGATCATAGAGAATGGAATAAATTACGGTTTTGCGGGAGGAAACAATATAGGGATCGAATATTCGCTAAGACAGGGGGCTGACTATATCCTGCTTCTGAACAATGACACCGCGGTCGAAAGCGCTTTCTTGTCGAAATTAGTGGAAGCGGGGGATTCAGACGAAGCGATCGGCCTGGTGGAATCGAAGATATGCTATTACGACGAACCGAAAAAGATCTGGTTTGCCGGAGGAAAGATCGACTGGCTCAAAACAAAAGGGACTCATATGGGGATCAATGAATTGGACAACGGCCAATATGACAATATCCGCGAGGTTGATTATCTCACCGGGTGCTGTCTTCTCATAAAAAGATCCGTTTTTGAAAAGATCGGTAAACTCTCGGAAGACTATTTTTTATACTATGAGGACACGGATTTCTGCCTCCGGGCAAGGAACGCCGGATTCAAATGCATTTATGTTCCGAGTTCAAAGATCTACCATAAAGTTTCAAGATCGACCAAGCCCGGCTCGCCAAGCTATATCTATTACCACACCCGGAACGGATTATATCTTGCAAAAAAAAACGGCGGCACATTGAACAAGATATTATTGTATCCATTCTGCATATATCTTTTCGTAAAGCAAATATTAAAAATAGCCATTTTCCCCGCGAAAAGAAACTGGGCATTGGCGGTTCTGAGGGGCGAGAGAGATTTCCTTCTCGGAAAAACAGGTAAATCAGCTCTGTAG
- the amrB gene encoding AmmeMemoRadiSam system protein B produces the protein MLKFAAICPHPPIIIPSIGRENLSLVSATVQAMKTLAREVRDLGLETIVVISPHGPYQTDFMTIIGQETLEGDFLDFGADDISMKFANDTDLAMSIKNISDAKGVPAEILAREIVLDHGSMVPLYFLTKHVSDMKIVPVAFSELDYGKHLEFGKAIYEAIQNTDRKVGLVASGDLSHRLTPDAPAGYSPAGKKFDSIIVELLEAGKADEILRIDSNLIEEAGECGLRSIIIALGALANSESKFQKLSYEGPFGVGYLVGRFLVS, from the coding sequence ATGTTGAAATTTGCCGCAATATGTCCCCATCCGCCCATCATCATCCCATCGATCGGAAGGGAGAATCTTTCGCTGGTGAGTGCCACCGTGCAGGCCATGAAAACACTGGCCAGAGAAGTCCGCGATCTCGGGCTTGAAACGATCGTTGTCATATCTCCGCACGGCCCATATCAGACGGATTTTATGACGATAATCGGGCAAGAAACACTGGAAGGAGATTTTTTGGATTTTGGAGCAGATGATATTTCGATGAAATTTGCGAATGATACCGATCTTGCTATGAGCATTAAAAATATATCTGATGCAAAAGGAGTGCCGGCCGAGATACTGGCAAGGGAGATCGTCTTGGACCATGGAAGCATGGTCCCGCTTTATTTTCTCACAAAGCATGTTTCTGATATGAAGATCGTTCCGGTCGCATTTTCCGAGCTTGATTACGGGAAGCATCTTGAATTCGGAAAAGCGATATATGAAGCTATTCAGAATACGGACCGCAAAGTGGGTTTGGTTGCAAGCGGAGATCTTTCGCATCGCCTGACGCCTGATGCGCCGGCGGGATATTCTCCGGCAGGGAAAAAATTCGACAGCATTATCGTTGAACTTTTGGAAGCCGGCAAAGCGGATGAAATTTTGAGAATCGATTCGAACCTGATCGAAGAGGCGGGAGAATGCGGACTGAGATCGATCATCATAGCTCTGGGCGCGCTTGCCAATTCCGAAAGTAAATTTCAAAAGCTGAGTTACGAAGGGCCTTTTGGCGTCGGTTATCTTGTCGGAAGGTTTCTGGTCTCTTAG
- the amrS gene encoding AmmeMemoRadiSam system radical SAM enzyme, whose protein sequence is MKESYLYEKLENKKVRCNTCAHRCLVMPAAFGICGVRKNIEGVLFALNYGKVISLSVDPIEKKPYFHFLSGSHSLSVATVGCNLRCDNCQNWQISQLVKKDKSMLDVGQDILPEEIVAEAIKSKCPSISYTYTEPTIFLEYALDTMKIAKKKGIKNTWVTNGYMSDETLNLIVPFLDAANVDIKSFDDEFYKKSCGAGVGPILDNCRKMKKLGVWVEITTLVIPTLSDDSAMLGNIAEFIFNELGSDTPWHLSAFSGEISWKLQNLPDTPLKTVQKAYKIGKDAGLKYVYLGNVPGGTTENTYCPKCSELCVKRVGYYIERFDKDGKCPNCQEKLNFIL, encoded by the coding sequence ATGAAAGAATCATATCTATACGAAAAACTTGAAAATAAAAAGGTTCGATGCAACACCTGCGCGCATAGGTGCCTCGTCATGCCTGCCGCGTTCGGGATCTGCGGAGTGAGAAAGAATATCGAGGGCGTGCTTTTTGCGCTTAATTACGGAAAAGTGATCTCGCTAAGCGTTGATCCTATCGAGAAAAAACCGTATTTTCATTTTCTTTCAGGTTCTCACTCGCTGTCAGTCGCCACGGTTGGCTGCAATCTCCGCTGCGATAATTGCCAGAATTGGCAGATATCGCAGCTTGTGAAAAAAGACAAGAGCATGCTTGATGTCGGACAGGATATTCTTCCGGAGGAAATTGTTGCGGAGGCGATCAAATCAAAATGCCCGAGCATTTCCTATACATATACGGAACCGACGATCTTTCTTGAATATGCGCTTGATACGATGAAGATCGCGAAAAAGAAAGGTATAAAGAACACTTGGGTGACGAACGGATATATGAGCGATGAAACCCTGAACTTGATCGTGCCATTTCTTGATGCCGCAAATGTCGATATAAAATCATTCGATGATGAATTCTATAAGAAAAGCTGCGGAGCCGGCGTTGGTCCTATTCTTGATAATTGCAGGAAGATGAAGAAACTCGGGGTGTGGGTCGAGATCACCACTTTGGTCATCCCCACTCTGTCCGACGACAGTGCAATGCTTGGAAATATAGCCGAATTCATCTTCAATGAGCTTGGAAGCGATACGCCATGGCACCTAAGCGCGTTCTCAGGGGAAATATCGTGGAAACTGCAGAACCTTCCCGACACTCCGCTGAAGACCGTTCAAAAAGCATACAAGATCGGAAAAGACGCAGGTTTGAAATATGTCTATTTGGGAAACGTTCCCGGGGGCACGACCGAGAACACCTATTGTCCCAAATGTTCAGAACTTTGCGTCAAGAGGGTGGGATATTATATCGAAAGATTCGATAAAGACGGAAAGTGCCCGAATTGCCAAGAAAAATTAAACTTTATTCTGTAG
- the thpR gene encoding RNA 2',3'-cyclic phosphodiesterase: MEKRIFIAINLPEEIISGLKANEKRWKGLHIKWTNAANMHITLQFLGNVNRKDFDAIMLAVGKAVPQIGQFHITLDRIVLGPNSGEPTMFWATLLIDSNLLKLKRTLDESLKSYGYMPEDRKFKPHITLARARGNQLKGRKTNIQLKGMRFKVESIEIMQSQLHPGGSKYKIARSFKLANNP, from the coding sequence ATGGAAAAAAGGATTTTTATCGCGATAAACCTGCCCGAAGAGATAATAAGCGGGCTAAAGGCCAATGAAAAACGTTGGAAAGGTTTGCATATCAAGTGGACAAACGCCGCAAATATGCACATCACCCTTCAATTCCTGGGAAATGTGAACCGCAAGGATTTTGATGCCATAATGCTTGCGGTGGGAAAAGCGGTTCCGCAGATAGGACAATTCCATATTACGCTTGACAGGATCGTTCTGGGTCCCAATTCCGGCGAACCAACCATGTTCTGGGCAACGCTTCTCATCGACAGCAATTTGCTGAAACTGAAAAGAACGCTGGACGAGAGCCTGAAATCCTACGGATATATGCCGGAAGATCGCAAATTCAAACCTCACATTACCCTTGCAAGAGCAAGAGGCAATCAGCTCAAAGGCAGGAAAACCAACATCCAACTGAAGGGAATGAGGTTCAAAGTTGAAAGCATTGAGATCATGCAAAGCCAGCTTCATCCGGGAGGTTCAAAATATAAGATCGCACGGAGCTTTAAGTTGGCGAATAATCCATAG
- a CDS encoding WecB/TagA/CpsF family glycosyltransferase codes for MNALCMRNILGVKISSITSKEVLDDIKIFLLSENQHHIITLNPEMIVEAQSNDSFKSIINEADLCVADGTGILLADRLLNGTTLPERIRGVDLMLAICTPDVINNKRIYLLGAGQGIAKRTAEVLKKKYPHLNIVGAEEGIDIRSPKSKVQSPKKYTEQNAELVERIVRAKPDILFVAFGAPKQEIWIHENIKKIPSIRLAIGIGGSFDFISGRIYRAPRIMQKLGMEWLWRLVQEPKRCKRIYNATIKFGWMVLEKKIKST; via the coding sequence ATGAACGCGCTATGCATGAGAAATATATTGGGCGTTAAAATAAGCAGCATTACTTCCAAAGAAGTTCTTGATGATATCAAGATTTTTTTATTATCCGAAAACCAGCACCATATCATCACTCTGAACCCGGAAATGATAGTGGAAGCGCAAAGCAATGACAGTTTCAAAAGTATTATCAATGAAGCAGACCTCTGTGTTGCAGATGGAACCGGCATTTTATTGGCAGACAGATTGCTTAACGGAACCACTCTGCCGGAAAGAATAAGAGGCGTGGATCTCATGCTGGCAATTTGCACGCCGGATGTCATCAACAATAAAAGAATATATCTTCTTGGAGCGGGGCAGGGGATAGCGAAAAGAACTGCGGAAGTTCTGAAAAAAAAATATCCGCATTTGAATATTGTCGGGGCGGAAGAAGGAATAGACATTAGAAGTCCAAAGTCCAAAGTCCAAAGTCCAAAAAAATACACGGAACAAAATGCAGAGCTGGTCGAACGGATCGTCAGAGCAAAGCCAGATATATTATTCGTCGCTTTCGGAGCTCCAAAACAGGAAATATGGATCCATGAGAACATAAAAAAGATCCCAAGCATCAGGCTTGCGATCGGCATCGGAGGTTCATTTGATTTCATTTCAGGAAGGATATATCGCGCTCCCCGCATTATGCAAAAATTAGGCATGGAATGGCTGTGGAGGCTGGTCCAAGAGCCGAAGAGATGCAAAAGGATCTATAACGCAACGATAAAATTCGGCTGGATGGTCCTGGAAAAAAAAATAAAAAGCACATAA
- a CDS encoding ion transporter, translating to MYKETQKIIFEILEGTEASGPNGRAVTFFMTVLIFLNIIAVALETVEPFHFQYAELFNIFEIFSIIIFTLEYVLRLWTCDLRADFNEHVKNRLRYAMTPMAVADLLSVLPFYLPIFLTLDLRTIKVLRLLRLFRIAKLGRYSAVFKMFKEIIREKKEELFLSAFLIFIALVISSSLMYFIEHEAQPEKFSSIPAAMWWGIVTLATIGYGDVYPITPLGKFFGAIVALFGIGMFALPAGIFASGFIEQVQKNSETHKICPHCGKDIDEKLR from the coding sequence ATGTATAAAGAAACGCAGAAAATAATATTTGAAATATTGGAGGGAACGGAAGCATCGGGACCGAACGGCCGCGCCGTCACATTTTTTATGACCGTGCTGATCTTTTTGAATATAATCGCAGTAGCCCTTGAAACGGTGGAACCTTTTCATTTTCAATACGCGGAATTGTTTAATATATTTGAAATATTCTCCATCATTATTTTCACACTGGAATATGTTCTGCGTCTTTGGACATGCGATCTCAGAGCGGATTTCAATGAGCACGTTAAAAACAGGCTGAGATATGCGATGACGCCGATGGCCGTCGCGGACCTTTTGTCGGTATTGCCGTTCTATCTGCCTATTTTTCTAACTCTGGACCTTCGAACAATCAAAGTTTTGCGCCTGTTAAGACTTTTCAGGATCGCCAAATTGGGCCGATATTCAGCCGTTTTCAAAATGTTTAAGGAAATAATCAGGGAAAAAAAGGAAGAATTGTTTCTTTCGGCCTTTTTGATTTTTATAGCGTTAGTAATCTCTTCAAGCCTGATGTACTTCATAGAGCATGAGGCGCAACCTGAAAAATTCTCAAGTATTCCGGCTGCAATGTGGTGGGGCATCGTCACGCTTGCCACAATAGGTTATGGCGATGTTTATCCCATTACTCCGCTCGGCAAATTTTTCGGCGCCATAGTGGCTCTTTTCGGGATAGGGATGTTCGCGTTGCCGGCGGGCATATTCGCGTCCGGTTTTATCGAACAAGTTCAAAAAAATTCCGAAACGCATAAGATTTGCCCGCATTGCGGAAAAGATATCGATGAAAAGCTGCGCTAG
- a CDS encoding MBL fold metallo-hydrolase produces the protein MSEIKILIEGYAKQTADGWNANSSVVLIRSNGKNIVADPGFDREKLLNALKREKLEITDIDFVFLTHGHVDHSLLAGIFSGAKIVDELYVYQKDAIIKHNGIVPGTDLEVVRTPGHMEEHCSLIVRTEKGVYAVAGDVFWWMDGEKQEIDINRPDSDPEHMNIQKLVVSRKKILELADYVIPGHGKMFRVEK, from the coding sequence ATGTCTGAAATAAAGATATTGATCGAAGGTTATGCAAAACAGACGGCTGACGGATGGAATGCGAATTCTTCGGTCGTTCTCATAAGATCAAACGGAAAAAACATCGTCGCGGATCCCGGCTTTGACAGGGAAAAACTGTTGAACGCATTAAAGCGGGAGAAATTGGAAATTACGGACATAGACTTTGTGTTTTTGACCCATGGACACGTCGACCATTCGCTTCTTGCGGGGATATTTTCCGGGGCAAAGATCGTCGATGAGCTTTATGTTTATCAAAAGGACGCGATCATAAAGCACAATGGAATTGTTCCGGGAACCGATCTTGAGGTGGTCCGCACGCCGGGCCATATGGAAGAGCATTGTTCCCTGATCGTAAGAACGGAAAAAGGGGTTTATGCCGTTGCGGGAGATGTCTTCTGGTGGATGGATGGAGAAAAACAGGAAATTGATATCAATAGGCCGGATAGCGACCCGGAACACATGAATATCCAAAAACTTGTCGTTTCCCGGAAGAAAATTCTGGAACTGGCCGACTATGTAATTCCGGGACATGGCAAAATGTTCAGGGTTGAAAAATAA